A part of Terriglobales bacterium genomic DNA contains:
- a CDS encoding molybdopterin cofactor-binding domain-containing protein translates to MSEPKDREAFEVAQHETQGALHWFDLDRRGFLKVLGGGVLVGLSAKELLGQESGRVRGGRELPQDIASWLHIAEDGRVTVFTGKVEMGQNIRTSLAQQVAEELHVAVGAITMVMGDTDLTPFDMGTFGSRTTPTMAPQLRAMAAAAREMLLDLAAERWKAERAALAARDGKIIGLQPGQSATYGELTKGQKLVRVVSAVPNLTPAAQWTIAGTSVPKVDGRKFVTGANQYPSDISRPGMLHGKVLRPAGF, encoded by the coding sequence ATGAGCGAGCCCAAGGATCGCGAAGCCTTCGAAGTCGCGCAGCACGAAACTCAGGGCGCGCTGCACTGGTTCGACCTGGACCGCCGCGGCTTTCTGAAGGTGCTGGGCGGCGGCGTGCTGGTCGGGCTCTCGGCGAAGGAATTGCTAGGGCAGGAGTCCGGCCGCGTGCGCGGCGGGCGCGAACTGCCCCAGGACATCGCCTCCTGGCTGCACATCGCCGAGGATGGCCGCGTCACCGTCTTCACCGGCAAGGTGGAGATGGGGCAGAACATCCGCACCTCGCTGGCCCAGCAGGTGGCGGAAGAGCTGCACGTCGCCGTGGGCGCCATCACCATGGTCATGGGCGACACCGACCTGACTCCCTTCGACATGGGCACCTTCGGCAGCCGCACCACGCCCACCATGGCCCCGCAGTTGCGCGCCATGGCGGCCGCCGCGCGCGAGATGCTCCTCGACCTGGCGGCGGAGCGCTGGAAGGCGGAGCGCGCCGCGCTGGCCGCCCGCGACGGCAAGATCATCGGACTGCAGCCCGGCCAGTCCGCGACCTACGGCGAACTGACCAAGGGCCAGAAGCTGGTGCGCGTGGTCTCCGCCGTGCCCAACCTCACCCCCGCCGCGCAGTGGACCATCGCCGGCACGTCCGTCCCCAAGGTGGATGGGCGCAAGTTCGTCACCGGCGCGAACCAGTATCCCTCCGACATCAGCCGCCCCGGCATGCTCCACGGCAAGGTGCTGCGCCCCGCCGGCTTCC
- a CDS encoding (2Fe-2S)-binding protein — MSAVVLKINGEERRLEAPPEESLLSVLRNRLQLTGTKYGCGEGQCGACTVLLDGRPVRSCRTPVSAAVGRKIITIEGLAQDGRLHPVQQAFLEQEAFQCAYCTSGMIVSAAGLLSANPHPSAEEIVRFMNGNICRCGTYTRILAAVQQAAQAMGKR; from the coding sequence ATGAGCGCTGTCGTCCTGAAGATCAACGGCGAGGAGCGGCGCCTGGAAGCTCCGCCCGAAGAGAGCCTGCTCTCGGTGCTGCGCAACCGCCTGCAATTGACCGGCACCAAGTACGGTTGCGGCGAAGGGCAGTGCGGCGCCTGCACCGTGCTGCTCGACGGCCGGCCGGTGCGCTCCTGCCGTACCCCGGTCTCGGCGGCGGTGGGAAGGAAGATCATCACCATCGAAGGCCTGGCCCAGGACGGCCGCCTGCATCCCGTGCAGCAAGCCTTCCTCGAGCAGGAAGCCTTCCAATGTGCCTACTGCACCTCCGGCATGATCGTGTCCGCGGCCGGCCTGCTGAGCGCCAACCCCCATCCCAGCGCCGAAGAGATCGTGCGCTTCATGAACGGCAACATCTGCCGCTGCGGGACCTACACGCGCATCCTGGCGGCCGTCCAGCAGGCCGCCCAAGCCATGGGGAAGAGGTGA
- a CDS encoding PilZ domain-containing protein, with protein MKTRGKGERRSAERQVLKLPALVRQGARRRRTTATVTTQDISSGGVFFFASAQVKKGAEIDLILVMPPGVKRFARRWVCCQAKVVRVTRQRRRFGVAARISRCAALEIAAAAR; from the coding sequence GGGCAAGGGCGAACGCCGGTCGGCGGAGCGGCAGGTGCTCAAGCTGCCCGCCTTGGTGCGCCAAGGCGCCCGCCGCCGGCGCACCACCGCCACCGTCACCACCCAGGACATCAGTTCGGGCGGGGTCTTTTTCTTTGCCTCCGCCCAAGTGAAGAAAGGCGCAGAGATCGACCTGATCCTGGTGATGCCGCCCGGGGTCAAGCGCTTTGCGCGCCGCTGGGTGTGCTGCCAGGCCAAGGTGGTGCGGGTGACACGCCAGCGCCGCCGCTTCGGGGTCGCCGCCCGGATCAGCCGCTGCGCCGCCCTGGAGATCGCTGCCGCCGCCCGCTGA